DNA sequence from the Thermoplasma sp. Kam2015 genome:
GAACCACGGTGATTTTGACCTGCTGATAATAGAGGACAGGCACATATTCCATGATATGTCGCTGTCAGGAAGATATGATTATGCCGTGGTTTTATCCAGGCATTCCTCTGCCGCCAATATAAGGTCGCTGACGGCTCATCCCACGGGAAACTTCGGGCCGACCGCAGATCTTGGTGGCAAACCAAGAACCATAAACATCTCGTGCCCCGTTGTCATGTCCGGAACCCTTCGAAGGATGATGGAGCTGTATTCTGGCGATAAGTTCGAGGTCACATTCGAAGCGACCCATCACGGGCCCCTGTTCGACATTCCAAACTATTATGTTGAAATTGGTACGACAGAGAATGAGTGGAACGATCCGGATGCGCTGAGGGTCACCGTGGATTCCGTGATGAATCCGGACATTCGCAAATACGATAACTTTGTAGGCGTTGGCGGTGGGCATTACGCTCCAAAGATAAAGCAGTATTTCAGGGAAAACAGCGTGAATATCGGACACATAATCTCAAAGCATGATCATGACGCACTTGAGCCCTGGGAGATAGATATGGCCGTCAAGAAAACTCCAGGTTGCAAAGGATTCATAATGGACAGGAA
Encoded proteins:
- a CDS encoding D-aminoacyl-tRNA deacylase; this translates as MHLIISSRSDPASLSMLNYLTEKYTFTEKNGVMNHGDFDLLIIEDRHIFHDMSLSGRYDYAVVLSRHSSAANIRSLTAHPTGNFGPTADLGGKPRTINISCPVVMSGTLRRMMELYSGDKFEVTFEATHHGPLFDIPNYYVEIGTTENEWNDPDALRVTVDSVMNPDIRKYDNFVGVGGGHYAPKIKQYFRENSVNIGHIISKHDHDALEPWEIDMAVKKTPGCKGFIMDRKGTRGAVRDMIKKYADENSLELISI